A single genomic interval of Megalobrama amblycephala isolate DHTTF-2021 linkage group LG15, ASM1881202v1, whole genome shotgun sequence harbors:
- the ccl33.3 gene encoding chemokine (C-C motif) ligand 33, duplicate 3, which translates to MRASSLFLVFGVVLLMAWTSEAQQAAAVPQTCCFSFIDFPIPDSKVVSAVRTRSNCPTAGIVVTTPKNQFCVNPDEAWIKKHL; encoded by the exons ATGAGGGCATCTTCTTTGTTTCTGGTGTTCGGGGTGGTCCTGCTGATGGCCTGGACTTCTGAGGCTCAAC AAGCTGCTGCAGTTCCTCAGACGTGTTGCTTCAGTTTTATCGACTTCCCAATTCCAGACAGTAAAGTTGTGAGTGCTGTGAGGACACGTTCAAACTGTCCTACTGCAGGCATTGT GGTTACGACACCTAAAAACCAATTCTGTGTGAATCCAGACGAGGCTTGGATAAAGAAGCATCTTTAG